Proteins co-encoded in one Colletes latitarsis isolate SP2378_abdomen chromosome 2, iyColLati1, whole genome shotgun sequence genomic window:
- the Ythdc1 gene encoding YTH domain containing 1, with product MDNNTDGDNLNLSCGENDIVDELKIAADETYDTRSEVSSSSSNSDSSQPSISSVSTKSSRGDNKRNRKNKGKRARSRDSKSSSPETKRARSKESKGIAKSYDYATKLNYLFRDARFFIIKSNNAENVTLSKAKGVWSTLPQNEVNLNQAYRESRNVLLVFSVKESGKFAGFARLCTESRRDGAPISWVLPPGLSAKALGGVFKVDWICRKELPFTSTLHLYNPWNDGKQVKIGRDGQEIEPRVAEELCRLFPEDEGIEMTPILRKSKEAAKHVTKSSRSYRDNRPVNNSSRFLRSRGGRGRRLFLTSRSRLASLARGSHLAGNDHRGSRDHHRYATWFNRGDSPYSKGYGSPGLGIAAAAEAYVADYMRTMQHRLPPLPPYAAPHPYDSLPPPPPPPRYYDGLPLPPDYSAAASALEKRSYERSVDEFLWRTASRHSRHSDHRSSRDHHRYRDRR from the exons ATGGACAATAATACAGATGGGGACAACTTAAATTTGAGCTGTGGAGAGAATGACATAGTAGATGAATTAAAAATTGCTGCTGATGAAACATATGATACACGTAGTGAAGTTTCATCCAGCAGTTCAAATTCTGATTCTAGTCAACCCAGTATAAGCTCTGTTTCAACAAAATCCTCACGTGGAGATAATAAGCGTAATCGGAAGAATAAGGGAAAACGTGCTAGGTCGAGAGATTCTAAATCATCTAGTCCTGAAACAAAACGTGCAAGATCCAAGGAGAGCAAAGGAATTGCTAAGAGCTATGATTAtgctacaaaattaaattacttaTTTAGGGATGCAAG ATTTTTCATCATCAAATCAAATAATGCTGAGAATGTCACACTATCGAAGGCTAAAGGTGTATGGAGTACATTACCCCAAAATGAAGTCAACTTAAATCAAGCTTATAGGGAATCAAGAAATGTTCTACTTGTTTTTTCTGTAAAAGAGTCTGGAAAATTTGCTGGATTTGCACGACTTTGCACAGAGTCTCGAAGAGATGGAGCACCTATTTCTTGG GTGTTACCTCCCGGATTATCAGCTAAAGCTTTAGGTGGTGTATTTAAAGTAGATTGGATATGTAGGAaggaattaccatttacatcaaCGTTACATTTATACAATCCGTGGAATGACGGTAAGCAAGTCAAAATTGGACGAGATGGGCAGGAAATTGAGCCTAGAGTTGCAGAAGAATTATGCAGGTTGTTTCCAGAGGATGAAG GTATTGAAATGACTCCAATTTTGAGAAAATCTAAGGAAGCAGCAAAGCATGTCACAAAGTCATCTCGTTCGTATCGGGACAATAGACCTGTTAATAACAGTTCTAGGTTTTTACGATCGAGAGGTGGCAGAGGACGTAGGCTTTTCTTAACCTCACGATCACGTTTAGCTTCTTTAGCTAGGGGATCTCACTTAGCTGGTAACGATCATAGGGGATCAAGGGATCATCATCGATATGCTACTTGGTTTAATCGCGGCGACTCTCCTTATTCaaa GGGATATGGCAGTCCTGGATTAGGTATAGCTGCGGCAGCTGAAGCATACGTTGCAGATTACATGCGTACTATGCAACACCGATTACCTCCATTACCTCCTTATGCTGCACCCCATCCCTATGACTCTCTACCTCCACCGCCGCCACCACCCAGGTATTACGATGGGCTACCATTGCCGCCTGATTATAGTGCAGCTGCTTCCGCGCTTGAAAAACGTAGCTACGAAAGGAGTGTAGACGAATTTTTATGGAGAACGGCAAGTCGACATAGTCGGCATAGTGATCATCGATCTTCTCGGGATCATCACAGATACAGGGATCGTAGataa
- the LOC143351988 gene encoding uncharacterized protein LOC143351988, whose amino-acid sequence MDNCSDISQISDIHSISRISRVNCSRLMGKIDSLQNLSEQQCSFTWHSSRNTLGLNQGSNHLQKIAKCLTQCEESIGEHVKSKIILECIKEASLNIKGTLCENVVSKLKGLLLIHELNKYMHMPSILKNLQEESIILGITDLPKYTLSCEEVIDVKCYVETLLRERIHSFILRYEYLGGNVKEAIRSTECNVHKTLFEIHDVEMLQWKDKIEEICAQYETDIMKYRTLIDKWNKLKHKDVNQIYLERAEYVLLQAQVAEVQAKITKLKCIMRMYKETPVTIDAYRILNATIDEKLFTTTNEFKEKENLNKQYESLKNSEYDEVLKTYLHFCKAIKTKKQILENL is encoded by the exons ATGGATAACTGTAGTGATATAAGTCAGATATCAG ATATACATAGTATTTCACGGATTTCGCGTGTAAATTGTAGTCGATTAATGGGTAAAATAGATTCATTGCAAAATTTATCCGAACAGCAGTGTAGTTTTACATGGCATTCTAGTAGGAACACTTTAGGTCTTAACCAAGGGTCCAATCATTtacaaaaaattgcaaaatgttTAACACAGTGTGAGGAAAGCATAGGTGAACATGTAAAAAGCAAAATAATTCTGGAATGTATTAAAGAGGCATCCTTGAACATAAAGGGAACATTGTGTGAAAATGTTGTTAGTAAATTAAAAGGGTTGCTTTTGATTCATGAGTTAAACAAATATATGCATATGCCATCTATATTAAAGAATTTACAAGAAGAATCGATAATTTTGGGAATTACTGATTTACCAAAATATACTCTTAGTTGCGAAGAGGTTATAGATGTTAAGTGTTACGTGGAAACACTGTTACGGGAGAGGATACACAGCTTTATATTAAG atatgaatatttaggaggaaatGTAAAGGAAGCAATAAGGTCAACCGAATGTAATGTACATAAAACTTTATTTGAAATCCATGATGTAGAAATGTTGCAATGGAAAGATAAAATTGAAGAGATATGTGCACAGTATGAAACCGATATTATGAAATATAGAACTTTGATCGATAAATGGAATAAACTCAAACATAAAGATGTTAATCAGATTTATTTAGAAAGAGCAGAATACGTATTATTGCAAGCTCAAGTTGCAGAAGTGCAAGCAAAAATTACAAAGTTGAAGTGTATCATGAGAATGTATAAAGAAACACCGGTAACAATCGATGCTTATAGAATATTAAATGCAACCATAGACGAAAAATTGTTTACAACAACGAATGAattcaaagaaaaagaaaatttaaacaaaCAGTATGAAAGCTTAAAAAATTCAGAATATGACGAAGTCTTAAAGACGTATTTACATTTTTGCAAAGCtattaaaacaaaaaaacagaTATTAGAAAAtctataa
- the LOC143351986 gene encoding carbohydrate sulfotransferase 11, which produces MTFRMQFMKCILFIVVGSVLLTIRKSFYLTDQPNSVFLIEDNQTKQKCPVASQTEKSINLELKLLKHDEMNGQSISLQESATLLQQISDTCVKYNLKTPLIRRHFLYNSKHKSLYCWIRKVASTSFTKLFSDMTNRQTVRNYYREVDVLAPKILAELRRSANDVKTFKLLVVRHPFQRLVSSYRDRIEDNSKHTAQAWIYTKKIFLLTRPKLFRSNTTTGNFQQKVFTADKRLKVIPTFKEFSIWLLENSEKDDVHWDRYYTHCAVCDIRYNYILKLDDYTYGQINYIFSKLGLNKNTVYLPKLEQTRGRYTNFKTTCKYLANLTQDMILKLYQRYKIDFEMYNYSIKPYIFCANKSI; this is translated from the exons ATGACATTCAGAATGCAATTTATGAAATGCATCTTATTCATTGTAGTTGGTTCTGTTTTGTTAACGATAAGAAAAAGTTTTTATTTAACGGATCAACCAAATTCGGTTTTTTTAATAGAAGATAATCAGACAAAACAAAAGTGTCCTGTAGCATCTCAAACAGAGAAATCGATCAATTTAGAATTAAAACTTTTAAAGCACGACGAAATGAATGGTCAATCGATTAGCCTGCAG gaaaGTGCAACATTACTTCAACAAATTTCAGACACATgcgtaaaatataatttgaaaactCCTTTAATAAGAAGacattttttatataattcCAAACACAAATCGTTGTACTGCTGGATTCGTAAAGTAGCTTCAACGAGTTTTACTAAATTATTTTCAGACATGACAAATCGTCAAACTGTACGAAATTATTATAG AGAAGTTGATGTTTTAGCGCCAAAAATTTTGGCGGAATTGCGACGTAGTGCGAACGACGTGAAAACATTTAAACTTTTAGTCGTGCGACATCCTTTTCAAAGACTTGTATCGTCGTACAG agaTCGCATAGAGGATAATTCCAAGCATACTGCACAAGCCTGGATttatactaaaaaaatatttctcctTACAAGACCCAAACTTTTTCGTTCGAATACTACGACTGGTAATTTTCAACAAAAAGTATTTACCGCTGATAAAAG ATTAAAGGTAATACCAACTTTTAAAGAGTTTTCGATATGGCTTTTGGAAAATTCTGAGAAAGACGATGTTCATTGGGATCGATATTACACGCATTGTGCCGTATGTGACATACGATATaactatattttaaaattggacGATTATACGTACGGacaaattaattatattttttcaaaGCTTGGATTGAATAAGAACACGGTATATTTACCGAAATTGGAGCAAACACGCGGAAGATACACTAATTTCAAAACAACGTGTAAATATCTTGCGAATTTGACGCAAGACATGATTCTAAAATTGTACCAAAGGTATAAAATAGACTTTGAAATGTATAATTACAGCATTAAACCATATATATTTTGTGCAAATAAAAGTATTTGA
- the Uba2 gene encoding ubiquitin-like activating enzyme 2, with translation MAACINGVFSKNLQNEILQSKVLIVGAGGIGCEILKNLVMTGFTDIEIIDLDTIDVSNLNRQFLFQKKHVGKSKSDVARETALTFNPDAKIVHYHDSITSPDYGVSFFNKFTLVMNALDNRAARNHVNRMCLAADVPLIESGTAGYEGQVELIKKGMSQCYECTPKAAQKTYPGCTIRNTPSEPIHCIVWAKHLFNQLFGEEDPDQDVSPDTADPEAADAAGEGALNSESNEKGNVNRVSTKAWAQACSYDPEKLFTKLFHDDIKYLLSMDNLWKKRRPPTPLSWKGLPDGVPGCSKEVNEPGLKDQQRWSISKCGSVFAESIKNLSKTLKDSQEKSPNNHLVWDKDDQSSMDFVAACANIRAYIFGIPQKTRFDIKSMAGNIIPAIATTNAIVAGIVVLHAFRILVNNLKACKSVYLRSKMNHRNQLLVPEKNVNPPNPKCYVCAPMPEAVLAVDTSKMTIKELDDVVLKNRLNMIAPDVMIDGTGTVVISSEEGETEQNNDKLLEELGIKDGTILKVDDFQQNYSLTVTVVYRERPSLKSESPDFLILADEKDLKPKEDNDLIKPSTSNGQVEYQTDDNVVIVDTDAVLSDMPKKRKIEISGGIVSPKKRKVEVNDTDDNDISIIENDVNNDNTPDDKKSKSKRKISEDDDCLIVYDDNMQSTAVLQ, from the exons ATGGCGGCCTGTATTAATGGTGTGTTCagtaaaaatttacaaaatgaaaTACTTCAGAGTAAAGTACTTATTGTTGGTGCTGGTGGTATAGGATGCGAGATATTAAAAAATCTCGTTATGACAGGATTCACCGATATCGAAATC ATTGATTTGGATACGATAGACGTTAGCAATTTAAAtagacaatttttatttcaaaagaAACACGTGGGAAAATCGAAATCTGATGTTGCAAGAGAAACAGCATTGACGTTTAATCCTGATGCAAAAATAGTCCATTATCATGACAGTATTACATC TCCTGATTATGGTgtatcattttttaataaattcacaTTAGTTATGAATGCACTTGATAATCGAGCAGCTAGAAATCATGTGAATCGAATGTGTTTAGCAGCAGATGTACCCTTAATAGAATCTGGCACTGCTGGTTATGAAGGGCAAGTAGAACTTATAAAGAAAGGAATGAGTCAATGTTACGAATGTACTCCAAAAGCTGCACAAAAAACATATCCTGGTTGTACAATTCGTAATACACCCAGCGAGCCTATTCACTGTATAGTATGGGCAAAACATTTATTCAA TCAATTATTTGGTGAAGAAGATCCCGATCAAGATGTTTCTCCAGATACTGCTGATCCAGAAGCAGCAG ATGCAGCAGGGGAAGGTGCTCTGAATTCAGAATCAAATGAAAAAGGAAATGTTAATAGAGTTTCAACTAAAGCTTGGGCACAAGCATGTAGCTATGATCCAGAAAAgttatttacaaaattatttcatGATGATATAAAATATTTGCTTAGTATGGATAATTTATGGAAGAAAAGAAGGCCACCTACTCCTTTGAGTTGGAAAGGACTACCAGATGGAG TGCCAGGATGTAGTAAAGAAGTAAATGAGCCTGGCTTAAAAGATCAACAACGTTGGAGTATTTCTAAATGCGGTTCAGTCTTCGCCGAATCGATAAAAAATTTAAGCAAAACTTTGAAAGATTCTCAAGAAAAGTCACCAAATAACCATCTTGTTTGGGATAAGGACGATCAAAGTTCAATGGACTTTGTTGCAGCGTGTGCTAATATAAGAGCTTACATTTTCGGTATTCCTCAAAAAACAAGATTCGATATAAAAT CAATGGCAGGCAATATAATTCCAGCAATTGCAACCACGAACGCAATAGTTGCTGGTATAGTTGTTCTTCAtgcatttcgcattcttgtgaatAATCTAAAAGCATGTAAATCCGTGTACTTACGTTCGAAAATGAATCATCGCAATCAGTTACTGGTACCAGAGAAGAACGTCAATCCACCGAATCCGAAGTGTTATGTTTGCGCACCCATGCCTGAAGCCGTACTAGCCGTTGATACATCTAAAATGACAATCAAAGAATTAGATGACGTAGTATTGAAAAACAGGTTAAATATGATTGCACCAGATGTTATGATAGATGGCACAGGAACAGTTGTGATTAGTAGCGAAGAAGGAGAAACAGAGCAAAATAATGATAAGCTTTTAGAAGAATTAGGGATCAAAGATGGTACCATTCTTAAGGTCGAcgattttcaacaaaattattcGCTAACTGTAACCGTGGTCTATAGAGAGCGACCAAGTTTAAAAAGTGAAAGTCCCGACTTCCTTATTCTAGCTGATGAGAAAGATCTTAAACCTAAAGAAGATAATGATTTGATAAAACCATCTACTTCGAATGGTCAG GTGGAGTATCAAACTGATGACAATGTAGTCATTGTTGATACTGACGCCGTTTTATCAGACATGCCGAAAAAACGTAAAATCGAAATTTCTGGTGGTATCGTATCCCCCAAAAAAAGAAAAGTGGAAGTTAATGATACAGATGATAATGATATCTCTATCATTGAAAATGATGTAAATAATGATAATACCCCGGAtgataaaaaatcaaaatctaAACGTAAAATTTCAGAAGATGATGACTGCTTAATTGTGTATGACGATAATATGCAATCAACTGCAGTTTTGCAGTGa
- the LOC143351989 gene encoding phosducin-like protein 1, producing the protein MSTLEDKILGEKLHYYCSSSEDEGNDSVDSDKESDDEKYEEGITESIEPSFSEWGGTSSNTGPKGVIKDWQRYKQLEAEKKDTHEKERLQLIKKLSLTCRSSLDEEKELLQNDPDLAELLADEFLLEYQRQRMKEMLSRAEKLRFGRVFNLETADNFLEAIDNEDKSVTIVVHIYENNVPGCEAMNGCLISVAEDYPFVKFCNILGSVAGLSKHFKKEGVPALLIYKAGQVIGNFVHVTDYLGADFYASDVETFLIEHGMLTDKNCVPAIISQNDNTLSDSE; encoded by the exons ATGTCAACTTTGGAAGATAAGATTTTGGGGGAAAAGTTACATTATTATTGTAGCAGTTCTGAGGATGAAGGAAACGATTCCGTAGATTCCGATAAAGAATCGGACGATGAAAAATATGAGGAAGGAATTACAGAATCCATAGAACCATCGTTCTCAGAGTGGGGTGGAACTTCTAGTAATACAGGACCAAAGGGTGTTATAAAA GATTGGCAACGATATAAACAATTGGAAGCAGAGAAGAAAGACACgcatgaaaaagaaagacttcAATTGATAAAAAAACTAAGTCTGACGTGTCGTAGTTCTTTAGACGAAGAAAAGGAACTCTTACAAAATGATCCTGATCTAGCTGAATTACTAGCAGATGAGTTTCTTTTGGAGTATCAGAGGCAAAGGATGAAGGAGATGCTTTCAAGGGCGGAAAAACTTCGTTTTGGTAGAGTCTTCAATTTAGAAACTGCAGATAACTTCCTGGAGGCAATCGACAACGAAGACAAGTCTGTAACAATCGTTGTTCATATTTATGAAAATAATGTCCCTGGCTGTGAAGCTATGAATGGATGTTTAATATCCGTTGCCGAAGATTATCCCTTtgtgaaattttgtaatattttag GTTCAGTGGCTGGACTTAGTAAACACTTTAAAAAAGAAGGAGTACCAGCTTTGTTAATTTATAAAGCTGGTCAAGTAATAGGAAATTTTGTGCATGTAACAGATTATTTAGGGGCAGACTTTTACGCGTCTGATgttgaaacatttttaattGAACATGGTATGCTTACAGACAAAAATTGTGTACCTGCCATTATTTCACAAAACGACAATACATTATCAGACAGTGAATAA